The following proteins are co-located in the Pyricularia oryzae 70-15 chromosome 1, whole genome shotgun sequence genome:
- a CDS encoding DNA-directed RNA polymerase III subunit RPC1 codes for MAAEAPPSLPVKEQFVDKVPKRFKEIKFGIQSNQDIVNQGVLEISEKQLYDVENNRTPSRHGPLDHRLGTSSKTAECQTCAQQLQNCNGHFGHVRLPLPAFHIGYLRFIQMILQNICKDCARVLLTEPERRKFLLELRRPGIDNLRRTGICKKINEQCRKVKICPYCDSVNGTIRKIGVLKLAHDKFVTFNKSNALRKQPPVSKIVFDNSFNYAKKSVPELDKHLRKAMEDLNPLKVLTLFKMISPTDCELLGLDPSEGRPEMFLWQYLPAPPICIRPSVQQDTSSNEDDITTKLAEIVHIAGLIRGALSKGHPIQTIMEQWEFLQLQIAIYVNSEVPGLGQPGFGKMTRGFCQRLKGKQGRFRGNLSGKRVDFSGRTVIGPDPNLAIDQVAIPILVAKNLTYPERVNHINIEKLRECVRNGPTVWPGANAVVKQDGDGEYKMNLKFGDRNDVAYRLRYGDVVERHIEDGDIVLFNRQPSLHKLSIMSHFVKVRPWRTFRLNECACTPYNADFDGDEMNLHVPQTEEARTEAMTLMGVKYNLATPKNGEPIIAATQDFITAAYLISLKDVFYDRKTFTYVCQHMLMDGKDYLDLPPPAILKPRALWTGKQVFSMMLRPNKESPVKINLDAKCREYKPRPGECPDMCPNDGWLVIRNSEVMCGKMDKSIVGGGKKDSIFYVILRDFGPDHAVIVMSRLAKLCARTLGNRGFSIGVGDVFPTMELRAEKEVLVANANRQCDELIETFKAGKLQKAAGCDLEQTLENSISGLLSKVRQLAGAKCVETLSRNNAPLVMAKSGSKGSEINVAQMVALVGQQIIGGQRVPDGFQDRSLPHFHKNSRQPPSKGFVANSFYSGLLPTEFLFHAISGREGLVDTAVKTAETGYMSRRLMKSLEDLSTQYDDTVRTSGGGIVQFQFGADKLDPVDMEGSAVPVHFDRTWTHAETLSWDNDENSLLPWEVLQVCDQVIETQRQRYVRRDLVDRSKILDYEDQRDLSIDEHESARGFWKTVYSYVEGRANRLEKIRKRIGLSPGGVDDRTADDSKADMQRVAQVNRVAKISHTTLIKFLKLCQEKHERAKTEPGHAVGAVGAQSIGEPGTQMTLKTFHFAGVAGMSITQGVPRIKEIINASKLISTPVITCPLQNNKQIEAARVVKGRIEKTYVSDVLRFIEDEWKADTGSVVLQIDMGALQDMHLGIGLPEIAEAICKYKKLKIEPDDLRLSSDSVEIVVRNTWADTAAAKKAARSRTTTEDSPDLLLRVNHLRRVLPQVPISGYPEAARAIIQTSEKNEHKVLVEGYGLRECMTTEGVIGTSVISNNVMEARDILGIEAARSTIATEIGSVMGDMGIDPRHMQLLADVMTYKGDVLGITRFGLSKMRDSVLQLASFEKTPDHLFAAAAGMKTDKIEGVSECIIMGQTMSVGTGASKIVRALNLKPDDCKPRPTLFEDAWSQTTGKK; via the coding sequence ATGGCGGCCGAAGCACCACCCTCACTGCCCGTAAAGGAGCAGTTTGTTGACAAAGTCCCAAAGCGGTTCAAGGAAATCAAATTCGGCATCCAGTCGAATCAGGACATTGTCAACCAAGGTGTGCTCGAAATCTCGGAAAAGCAGCTTTACGATGTCGAAAACAACAGGACGCCGTCGCGTCACGGCCCTCTTGACCACCGACTTGGTACCTCGAGCAAGACGGCCGAATGTCAGACATGCGCCCAGCAATTGCAGAACTGCAACGGCCACTTTGGCCATGTGCGACTGCCTCTCCCGGCCTTCCACATCGGCTATCTTCGGTTTATACAAATGATTCTTCAAAATATTTGCAAGGACTGCGCGCGCGTACTCTTGACCGAACCGGAGAGGCGCAAGTTTCTGTTGGAATTGAGGCGACCGGGTATCGACAACCTGCGGAGAACCGGAATCTGCAAAAAGATCAACGAGCAGTGCAGGAAGGTCAAGATATGTCCGTACTGCGATTCGGTCAACGGCACTATCAGAAAAATTGGCGTTCTGAAGCTCGCGCACGACAAGTTCGTTACATTCAACAAGTCAAACGCCCTTAGGAAACAGCCGCCAGTTAGCAAGATAGTCTTTGACAATTCGTTCAACTATGCCAAGAAATCAGTTCCTGAACTTGACAAGCACCTGCGAAAAGCCATGGAGGATCTGAACCCCTTGAAAGTGTTGACACTTTTCAAGATGATAAGCCCGACCGACTGTGAGCTTCTGGGACTGGATCCGTCAGAAGGCAGGCCCGAGATGTTTCTGTGGCAATATCTGCCAGCCCCGCCAATCTGTATCCGGCCTTCAGTGCAGCAGGATACGTCCAGCAACGAGGACGATATCACAACCAAGCTGGCCGAGATTGTGCACATCGCGGGTCTTATCCGTGGTGCTCTAAGCAAAGGACACCCAATTCAGACCATCATGGAACAGTGGGAGTTCCTGCAGTTGCAAATTGCCATCTACGTCAACAGTGAGGTGCCTGGTCTTGGACAGCCGGGGTTTGGAAAGATGACTCGAGGCTTCTGCCAGCGACTCAAAGGAAAGCAGGGACGTTTTCGAGGAAACTTGTCTGGAAAACGTGTGGACTTCTCTGGGCGTACAGTTATTGGGCCTGATCCCAACCTGGCAATCGACCAGGTTGCGATTCCGATCCTAGTGGCAAAGAACCTTACCTACCCCGAGCGGGTCAACCACATCAATATCGAGAAGCTCAGGGAATGCGTCCGCAATGGGCCTACAGTTTGGCCCGGGGCCAACGCCGTTGTCAAACAAGACGGTGACGGCGAGTACAAGATGAACCTCAAATTCGGTGACCGCAACGACGTTGCCTATCGCTTGAGGTACGGGGACGTGGTAGAACGACATATTGAAGACGGCGATATCGTCCTCTTCAACCGTCAGCCTTCTCTACACAAGCTCAGTATCATGAGTCACTTTGTCAAGGTCCGGCCATGGAGAACGTTCCGTCTCAACGAGTGTGCTTGCACCCCTTATAACGCGGATTTCGACGGAGACGAGATGAACCTTCACGTGCCACAGACAGAAGAAGCTCGTACAGAGGCCATGACCCTAATGGGTGTCAAATATAATCTGGCCACGCCAAAAAACGGAGAGCCCATCATTGCAGCCACCCAAGATTTCATTACAGCGGCCTACCTGATCAGTCTCAAGGACGTCTTCTACGATCGCAAGACTTTTACATACGTTTGTCAACACATGTTGATGGACGGCAAGGATTACCTGGACCTGCCACCTCCCGCGATCTTGAAGCCCCGGGCATtatggactggcaaacaggTCTTCAGCATGATGTTGAGGCCAAACAAAGAATCTCCTGTCAAAATCAACCTGGACGCCAAGTGCCGTGAATACAAGCCTCGCCCGGGCGAATGCCCCGATATGTGCCCTAACGACGGTTGGTTGGTTATCAGAAACTCGGAGGTTATGTGCGGCAAGATGGACAAGTCAATTGTGGGTGGTGGCAAGAAGGACTCGATTTTCTACGTCATTCTTCGTGATTTCGGTCCGGACCATGCTGTGATAGTCATGAGCAGGCTTGCAAAGCTCTGTGCCCGAACTCTCGGAAACAGGGGCTTCTCCATCGGTGTCGGTGACGTGTTCCCGACCATGGAACTGCGTGCCGAGAAAGAAGTGCTCGTCGCAAACGCGAATCGACAGTGCGACGAGCTGATTGAGACATTCAAGGCAGGAAAGCTTCAAAAGGCTGCTGGTTGCGATTTGGAGCAGACACTGGAGAACTCAATCTCGGGTCTTCTGAGTAAGGTTCGACAGTTGGCTGGTGCCAAGTGTGTCGAAACACTCAGTCGCAATAACGCTCCTTTGGTCATGGCCAAGTCCGGTTCCAAGGGTTCCGAAATCAACGTCGCGCAGATGGTGGCTCTGGTCGGTCAGCAAATTATCGGAGGACAGCGTGTGCCTGATGGTTTCCAAGATCGCAGTTTGCCGCATTTCCACAAGAACTCTCGCCAGCCACCTTCAAAGGGTTTCGTGGCAAATAGCTTCTACTCTGGTCTGCTTCCTACCGAGTTCCTCTTCCACGCTATCTCGGGTCGTGAAGGTCTGGTCGATACCGCTGTCAAGACTGCCGAGACTGGATACATGTCACGGCGGTTGATGAAGTCGCTCGAAGATTTGTCGACTCAGTACGAtgacacggtccgaacttctgGTGGAGGTATTGTTCAGTTCCAGTTCGGTGCCGACAAGCTTGACCCCGTGGACATGGAGGGTTCAGCGGTGCCGGTGCATTTCGATCGGACATGGACACATGCCGAAACGCTGAGTTGGGACAATGATGAGAATTCACTGCTGCCTTGGGAGGTTCTACAGGTTTGCGATCAAGTCATTGAAACGCAGCGCCAACGCTATGTGCGGCGAGATCTGGTTGACCGAAGCAAGATTCTTGACTACGAGGACCAGAGGGATCTCAGCATCGACGAGCACGAAAGTGCAAGGGGTTTCTGGAAGACAGTTTACAGTTATGTGGAGGGCCGCGCAAATAGGCTGGAGAAGATCCGGAAGCGGATTGGCCTATCCCCAGGAGGCGTCGACGATAGGACAGCCGATGATTCAAAGGCGGATATGCAGCGAGTAGCACAAGTGAATCGTGTTGCCAAGATATCTCACACCACACTTATCAAGTTCCTCAAGCTCTGCCAAGAGAAACACGAGCGAGCAAAGACGGAGCCGGGGCATGCTGTGGGTGCTGTAGGAGCGCAGTCTATCGGAGAACCTGGTACCCAGATGACGCTGAAGACATTCCATTTCGCCGGTGTCGCCGGAATGAGTATTACTCAAGGTGTACCTCGTATCAAGGAGATCATCAACGCCTCCAAGCTTATTAGCACGCCCGTTATTACGTGCCCGCTGCAGAACAACAAGCAAATCGAGGCTGCCCGCGTCGTCAAGGGTCGTATTGAGAAGACCTACGTGTCTGATGTTCTCAGGTTCATCGAAGATGAGTGGAAGGCGGACACCGGCTCAGTGGTACTACAAATCGACATGGGAGCTCTGCAGGATATGCACCTGGGCATTGGACTGCCAGAAATTGCCGAGGCAATCTGCAAATACAAGAAGCTCAAGATTGAGCCCGATGATTTGAGACTGAGCAGCGACAGCGTCGAGATTGTGGTTCGCAACACATGGGCTGATACAGCTGCCGCCAAAAAGGCGGCCAGGAGCCGGACGACGACAGAAGACAGCCCTGACCTGCTGCTACGCGTCAATCACCTCCGCCGTGTGCTGCCACAAGTCCCTATTTCAGGGTATCCCGAGGCAGCGCGTGCGATCATTCAAACATCGGAGAAGAACGAGCACAAGGTGTTGGTGGAAGGGTACGGCCTGAGGGAATGCATGACTACTGAGGGTGTCATCGGCACCTCAGTGATATCCAACAACGTCATGGAAGCCCGTGACATCTTAGGCATCGAGGCGGCGCGTTCTACCATCGCCACCGAGATTGGATCCGTCATGGGAGACATGGGTATCGACCCTCGGCACATGCAGCTGCTGGCCGATGTCATGACTTACAAGGGCGACGTGCTTGGAATCACACGTTTCGGTCTGAGCAAGATGCGTGACTCGGTACTGCAGCTGGCGTCGTTCGAGAAGACGCCGGATCACCTCTTcgccgcggcggcgggcaTGAAGACAGACAAGATCGAGGGTGTCAGCGAGTGTATCATCATGGGACAGACCATGAGTGTGGGTACGGGCGCTTCTAAGATTGTGAGGGCGCTGAACCTCAAGCCAGACGACTGCAAGCCGAGGCCGACGCTGTTTGAGGACGCGTGGAGCCAGACAACGGGGAAGAAATAA
- a CDS encoding FK506-binding protein 4 yields the protein MPLLPAALYGLRVPAGDEPMPAAIDFPATIRITMAAIDPTEEPEADEDGKVPRVPRSTLKLVKETVNPDMDEDSDEDDDYLQQLLADGGDDSEDDDEEEEANGGPSDPSKSKKARQEAALKKLLAAANEEDSDEEMADAGSKSKKSKKGKAPATKDNDEDSEDEDDDDDSDMGVDMEEHVLCTLDLERNFQQPLDIVIGEGERAYFVVSGTHSIHLTGNYVIPDVEEDDSDDEDDSDDEYDLTPDMEDVLGDGESVSSDDLDEIDGAMRVEEIDTDEEEAPKLVKAKDSKKSKKRPAEDEEAEGLDALIAQEAEGKLSKKQQKKLKNNKGEAVEAETKEKATPAKGDKKVQFAKNLEQGPTGSAEKPKANGKASLGVKTVQGITIDDRKLGQGRVAKSGDKVSMRYIGKLTNGKVFDANKKGPPFSFKLGKGEVIKGWDIGVAGMAVGGERRLTIPASHAYGSSGVPGIPGNSTLVFDVKLLEIK from the exons ATGCCTCTTCTGCCCGCCGCTTTGTACGGACTTCGCGTCCCGGCCGGCGATGAGCCGATGCCCGCTGCCATTGACTTCCCTGCTACT ATTCGCATCACAATGGCCGCCATCGACCCTACTGAGGAGCCCGAGGCCGATGAGGACGGCAAGGTCCCTCGTGTGCCCCGCTCAACACTCAAGCTCGTCAAGGAGACCGTCAACCCCGACATGGATGAGGacagcgacgaggatgacgactacctgcagcagctcctcgccgacggcggcgacgactctgaggacgatgatgaggaggaggaggccaaCGGTGGCCCGTCTGACCCATCCAAGTCCAAGAAGGCTCGCCAGGAGGCTGCACTGAAGAAGCTTCTCGCTGCCGCCAACGAGGAggactctgacgaggagatGGCCGACGCCGGCTCCAAGTCGAAGAAGTCGAAGAAGGGCAAGGCTCCTGCCACCAAGGACAATGATGAGGActcggaggacgaggacgatgatgacgactcGGACATGGGTGTCGACATGGAGGAGCACGTTCTGTGCACACTCGACCTTGAGAGG AACTTCCAGCAGCCTCTTGACATTGTTATTGGAGAGGGTGAGAGGGCTTACTTCGTCGTCAGCGGTACTCACTCGATCCACCTCACCGGAAACTACGTCATCCCCGACGTCGAGGAGGACGACAgcgatgatgaggatgacAGCGACGACGAGTACGACCTTACCCCTGACATGGAGGACGTTCTCGGCGACGGCGAGTCTGTCTCTAGCGACGACCTCGACGAGATCGACGGTGCTATGCGCGTCGAGGAGATCGAcacggacgaggaggaggctcCCAAGCTGGTCAAGGCTAAGGACAGCAAGAAGAGCAAGAAGCGCCCCgctgaggacgaggaggccgaggGTCTCGATGCTCTGATTGCCCAGGAGGCCGAGGGCAAGTTGAGCAAGAAGCAGCAAAAGAAGCTCAAGAACAACAAGGGCGAGGCTGTCGAGGCCGAGACCAAGGAGAAGGCCACCCCGGCCAAGGGTGACAAGAAGGTCCAGTTCGCCAAGAACCTGGAGCAAGGCCCCACCGGCTCGGCTGAGAAGCCCAAGGCCAACGGCAAGGCCTCGCTCGGTGTCAAGACCGTCCAGGGCATCACCATCGACGACCGCAAGCTCGGCCAGGGCCGTGTTGCCAAGTCGGGTGACAAGGTCAGCATGCGCTACATTGGCAAGCTTACCAACGGCAAGGTGTTTGATG CCAACAAGAAGGGCCCCCCTTTCAGCTTCAAGCTCGGCAAGGGTGAGGTTATCAAGGGCTGGGACATTGGTGTGGCCGGCATGGCTGTCGGCGGAGAGCGCCGCCTGACCATCCCCGCATCGCACGCCTACGGAAGCTCGGGTGTTCCTGGCATTCCAGGAAACAGCACGCTTGTTTTCGACGTCAAGCTGTTGGAGATCAAGTAA
- a CDS encoding AGC/NDR protein kinase, whose translation MFRGRATGKVLGGSDTMLLEQDNEIREPPPDQEHGGNYYSASQAGDSSSGSSLQTKLLRRESKVSLALRALTNRSSSISVLERPASPDGVATSHRPSPPRGSPMSIVKKVSSSIFKPSIEHTVMHRSKHKARLSLEAARTASTVAVASSEPAAVFLPVSSSTLNAASNNNIGTNDSKPAGRSSQLFSAPNTTSTGMTSLDSKFSGSTKSKDKEAAAHSKEKDGADTPDRPDEPVCRKSIVPARRRVPMTRSSPEGPLAPIQEAKPLENTAAPVPTIVTVERAAAAKIYLETFYDELLSRPTPRDRRLNMLESDLHRDARIRVMKARSIRALNPPKDCNLTVTPAVCENDYEVLKILGKGSFGVVRLVRDRREAQQPLQQQYCRTPGAAVYAMKVIRKSTMLRTSQEGHLRAERDFLVASEGSRWIVPLIASFQDAANLYLVMEYMPGGDFLGLLIRETTLTEQVARFYAAEMVLCVEAAHALRCIHRDVKPDNFLISASGHLRISDFGLAFDGHWSHDTAYYNNHRYSMLRRLGLSVEGDEQDQREGRSVRMTMKWASSIMNGMEKHERKDSAPGEEADFDGNCNRMAGTDGGVREPLLAWRNRCGNRTWATSVVGTSQYMAPEVVRGEKYDGRCDWWSVGVILYECIYGHTPFLSDEGRHQTKQNIVNHHSTFAFPSQPAVSPRCQQLMMSLITDKQHRLCSRRYIFKDIAAAGASGVTGSELASNGGSNSSTDLAGRFVFPYDAEDIKAHRWFRHIPWEHLHKLTPPFVPQIRSADDTKYFDEDEDSISDWSDTEPSTPGGCEAETTIVGTAVATTISTVDAVNGTTTAISVAVDSPLDSPRTSRNYNGGVVTALTRQQVREAEIATWLRGFQRSIQKAARHWVQVPYDALRLRNIDLRIESLPDLTIEQREILRRFVRLYGRKEKKRPRDRLLRDRQTKGVVLELRKRNAFLGYTWRRMRPGALQEMASAAKAEAVVKARALDANEFERYDSGCDGDDRSLLGHGNIL comes from the exons ATGTTTCGAGGAAGAGCTACAGGCAAAGTCCTGGGTGGCTCTGATACAATGTTATTGGAGCAGGACAATGAAATCCGAGAACCGCCGCCGGACCAGGAACATGGTGGAAATTACTATTCTGCTTCGCAGGCGGgtgacagcagcagcgggtCATCATTGCAGACCAAGTTGCTACGCAGGGAGTCCAAGGTCAGCTTGGCTCTCAGGGCGCTGACAAACAGAA GCTCTAGCATATCTGTCTTGGAACGTCCCGCGAGCCCAGACGGCGTGGCGACGTCCCATCGCCCTTCTCCGCCGCGGGGCAGCCCCATGAGCATTGTCAAAAAGGTTTCTTCATCTATCTTCAAGCCCTCAATAGAGCATACGGTTATGCACCGCTCAAAGCACAAGGCTCGACTATCTCTTGAAGCTGCCCGAACTGCATCCACGGTAGCTGTGGCATCGTCCGAACCAGCCGCTGTCTTCTTACCAGTCTCATCGTCGACCCTGAACGCggccagcaacaacaacatcgGTACCAATGATAGCAAGCCTGCAGGCCGCAGCTCGCAGCTCTTCTCTGCACCAAACACCACTTCCACCGGCATGACCTCGCTCGATTCTAAATTCTCAGGCTCAACCAAGTCTAAAGACAAAGAGGCTGCCGCTCACTCCAAGGAGAAGGATGGTGCCGACACTCCTGATAGACCCGACGAACCTGTTTGCAGGAAGAGTATCGTCCCTGCGAGGCGCCGCGTTCCCATGACACGCTCGAGCCCTGAGGGGCCTCTGGCGCCGATTCAGGAAGCAAAGCCACTGGAGAACACTGCCGCCCCCGTACCTACCATCGTCACAGTCGAGAGGGCAGCAGCGGCCAAGATCTACCTGGAAACATTCTATGACGAGCTTCTGTCACGCCCAACCCCTCGGGACAGACGCCTAAACATGCTCGAAAGCGACCTGCACCGCGATGCGCGG ATCCGCGTCATGAAGGCTCGTTCCATTCGCGCTCTCAATCCGCCCAAGGACTGTAACTTGACGGTTACCCCTGCTGTCTGCGAAAATGACTACGAGGTCCTCAAGATCCTAGGCAAGGGTAGCTTTGGTGTCGTCCGCTTGGTGCGGGACCGACGGGAGGCCCAGCAACCACTACAACAGCAATACTGCAGGACCCCAGGTGCGGCTGTGTACGCCATGAAAGTCATCCGCAAGAGTACCATGTTGCGCACAAGCCAAGAGGGTCACTTACGGGCGGAACGGGACTTTCTCGTGGCGTCGGAAGGTTCGAGGTGGATCGTACCGCTGATCGCGAGCTTTCAGGACGCGGCAAACCTGTACCTTGTGATGGAGTACATGCCCGGGGGCGACTTCCTGGGCCTCCTCATACGCGAGACGACATTGACGGAGCAGGTGGCGCGCTTCTACGCGGCCGAGATGGTGCTGTGCGTCGAGGCGGCGCATGCGCTGCGTTGCATCCACCGCGACGTCAAGCCCGACAACTTCCTCATCAGTGCCTCGGGTCATTTGCGCATCAGCGACTTTGGACTGGCTTTTGATGGCCACTGGAGCCACGACACGGCCTACTACAACAACCACCGGTACTCGATGCTACGGAGGCTGGGACTCAGTGTCGAGGGCGACGAGCAGGATCAGCGCGAGGGGCGGAGCGTACGCATGACAATGAAGTGGGCCAGCAGCATCATGAATGGGATGGAGAAGCACGAGCGCAAGGATTCGGCGCCAGGGGAGGAGGCCGACTTCGACGGCAACTGCAACAGGATGGCTGGGACCGACGGCGGGGTAAGAGAGCCGCTGCTGGCGTGGCGCAACCGTTGTGGCAACCGTACTTGGGCGACCAGCGTAGTCGGAACGAGCCAGTACATGGCGCCCGAAGTAGTGAGAGGCGAGAAGTACGACGGTCGTTGCGACTGGTGGAGCGTCGGTGTCATACTGTACGAGTGCATCTACGGACACACGCCTTTCCTGAGCGATGAGGGCCGCCACCAGACGAAGCAGAACATCGTAAACCACCATTCCACCTTTGCCTTTCCATCTCAACCTGCGGTCAGCCCACGTTGCCAGCAGCTGATGATGAGCCTGATTACCGACAAGCAGCACAGGCTGTGCTCGCGGCGGTATATCTTCAAGGACATTGCTGCCGCCGGGGCCTCTGGTGTTACCGGCTCAGAGCTTGCAAGCAATGGTGGTAGTAATAGCAGCACAGATCTCGCCGGGCGTTTTGTGTTCCCCTATGATGCTGAGGACATCAAGGCGCATCGATGGTTTCGTCACATCCCATGGGAGCATTTGCACAAGCTCACACCGCCATTTGTGCCGCAGATCCGCAGCGCCGACGACACCAAGTATttcgacgaggacgaagacTCCATCAGCGACTGGTCCGACACGGAGCCCTCCACGCCTGGAGGCTGTGAGGCCGAGACGACTATTGTCGGCACAGCCGTAGCCACGACCATAAGCACGGTCGATGCTGTCAACGGTACCACCACCGCAATATCCGTGGCGGTGGACAGTCCCCTGGACAGTCCGCGAACGTCGCGAAACTACAACGGCGGCGTTGTCACGGCGCTGACGCGGCAGCAGGTGCGCGAGGCCGAGATAGCGACGTGGCTGCGCGGGTTCCAACGCAGCATTCAAAAGGCAGCGCGTCACTGGGTGCAAGTGCCGTACGACGCGCTGCGGCTGCGAAATATCGACCTGCGCATCGAGTCCCTCCCCGACCTGACAATCGAGCAACGTGAGATCTTGCGCAGGTTCGTGCGCCTGTACGGgcgcaaggagaagaagcggCCGCGAGACAGGCTGCTGCGCGACAGGCAAACCAAGGGCGTCGTGCTCGAGCTGAGGAAGAGGAACGCTTTCCTGGGCTAcacgtggcggcgcatgAGGCCTGGTGCGTTACAGGAAATGGCATCGGCggcaaaggcagaggcagTCGTCAAGGCCAGGGCGCTTGATGCGAATGAGTTCGAAAGATACGATAGTGGCTGCGATGGCGATGACAGAAGTCTCCTTGGACACGGAAACATACTCTGA
- a CDS encoding inositol phosphosphingolipids phospholipase C: protein MDLLPTEINIVTLNCWGLRFVSKWRSERILEIGRRLSTTAPGIVALQEVWSEEDYEILRRETRAVLPYGKQYHAGVFGSGLVILSRWPLEESSMFQFPLNGRPTAFFRGDWYAGKGVAHARIRYGPQKSQVIEVFNIHTHAAYETEAKDSYAAHRASQAWFFAKLLRSASERGHLVVGLGDLNAPPFSLPHRLVTAQAPVRDAWRVLYHSHLDDEAPEDPNRHRRQPPTADFNLRQNGVTSDSVFNTWRWDSKRQKRLGPPMGGKVITRKASRHLSLVEVSDLRPEQPLRTARWQEDNGVPSDAPDPKGKRIDYVFAGTGDPALIGGVWTVRNAKVGMVERHSELGCSLSDHFSVEVTLKFHPAMMPTGPEPPTPRTVPLPPDESEKSRPVPPQTPLSPVANKKFTPRASAMSFQEAVKEKMREQEKTRQDAEVATSTDGATILVERGTYLSSPAPSLSDINDENGEGDDQYEHHEQQQQQLARTNTLAGSIMTLGGARRESAHGLAVPPALYDEVLALTRACASREEKQQLWRAFHFFAGALVWVACLVAVWFVPPGLTYVTFILILVGGLSLAAGTVDGLISLLFLSSELRSLRELEWEVMNARSAAAAIVVPSTATRAAAAAAGVGRLTDRSHAISTTTATTSINKNW from the exons ATGGACCTCCTTCCAACAGAAATCAATATTGTCACTCTCAACTGTTGGGGCTTGCGCTTCGTCTCCAAGTGGAGAAGTGAGCGTATCCTTGAAATTGGCCGTCGCTTATCGACCACCGCGCCAGGCATCGTGGCACTCCAAGAG GTTTGGAGTGAGGAGGACTATGAGATCCTCCGCCGCGAGACCCGGGCTGTGCTCCCGTATGGCAAACAGTACCACGCTGGTGTGTTCGGTTCTGGACTCGTGATCCTCTCAAGATGGCCTCTGGAAGAGAGCTCAATGTTCCAGTTCCCCTTGAACGGCCGGCCGACTGCCTTCTTCCGGGGGGACTGGTACGCTGGCAAAGGTGTTGCCCATGCGAGGATCCGCTACGGGCCGCAGAAGAGCCAAGTCATTGAGGTCTTCAACATACAT ACACATGCGGCCTACGAAACAGAAGCAAAAGATTCCTATGCAGCACACCGCGCATCCCAGGCCTGGTTCTTCGCCAAGCTCCTTCGCAGCGCCTCCGAACGTGGTCacctcgtcgtcggcctgggCGATCTTAATGCGCCACCGTTTTCCCTACCACACCGACTTGTGACCGCCCAAGCGCCGGTCCGTGACGCCTGGCGCGTCCTATACCACAGCCATCTAGACGACGAGGCCCCCGAGGATCCGAACCGCCACCGCAGGCAGCCCCCTACCGCCGATTTTAACCTTCGCCAGAACGGCGTTACCTCGGACAGCGTTTTCAACACGTGGCGGTGGGATAGTAAACGACAGAAGCGGCTGGGCCCGCCAATGGGAGGAAAGGTGATCACGCGCAAGGCCAGCCGCCACCTGAGTCTTGTAGAGGTCAGCGACCTGCGGCCCGAGCAGCCGTTGAGGACGGCCCGGTGGCAGGAGGACAATGGGGTCCCTTCGGATGCGCCAGACCCCAAGGGAAAGAGGATAGACTACGTTTTTGCCGGCACGGGGGATCCGGCATTGATAGGAGGCGTATGGACTGTCAGAAATGCCAAAGTCGGCATGGTAGAGCGCCATTCGGAATTGGGCTGCTCCCTGAGTGACCACTTTTCCGTCGAGGTGACGCTCAAGTTCCACCCGGCAATGATGCCAACCGGACCAGAGCCTCCTACGCCAAGAACCGTACCTTTACCGCCAGACGAGTCGGAAAAGAGCAGACCCGTCCCTCCTCAAACTCCGCTGTCCCCAGTGGCAAACAAAAAATTTACACCTAGGGCGTCGGCAATGTCCTTCCAGGAAGCCGTCAAGGAGAAGATGAGAGAGCAGGAGAAGACGCGACAGGACGCCGAAGTTGCGACGAGTACAGACGGAGCCACCATACTAGTCGAGAGGGGCACGTACCTGTCCAGCCCGGCCCCCTCCCTCTCCGACATCAACGACGAAAACGGCGAAGGCGACGACCAGTATGAGCACCacgaacagcagcagcagcagctcgccCGCACAAACACCCTTGCCGGGTCGATCATGACGCTGGGCGGCGCCAGGCGCGAGTCAGCCCACGGCTTGGCCGTCCCGCCGGCGCTGTACGAcgaggtgctggctctcacCAGAGCCTGCGCCAGCAGGGAGGAAAAGCAGCAGCTGTGGCGCGCGTTCCACTTCTTCGCCGGCGCGCTGGTGTGGGTCGCGTGCCTGGTCGCGGTCTGGTTCGTCCCGCCCGGCCTGACCTACGTCACCTTTATTCTCATTCTCGTCGGCGGACTGAGCCTGGCCGCGGGCACGGTCGACGGACTGATTTCCCTGCTGTTCCTGTCGTCGGAGCTGAGGTCGTTGAGGGAGCTCGAGTGGGAGGTGATGAACGCgcggtcggcggcggcggcaattgTTGTGCCCAGCACGGCCACGagggctgctgccgctgcagcTGGCGTCGGGAGATTGACGGACAGGAGCCATGCAATATCCACGACGACAGCAACAACATCGATAAACAAAAATTGGTAG